The window ataatgaacgtATCCACTGGCCTCCATAATTTCCTTGTGTGAGGGGCTATTTTAAGAAGTATAATCAAGAAAGGctgttctggctgggtgcggtggctcatgcctgtaatcctagcactttgggagagtgaagagggtggatcacctgaggtcaggagttcgagaccagcatggccatggcactccagcctgggcaacagagggagactctgtcttatttttttattttttaaaaaaagaagggctGGTCTGATGTGTCACTTAAAGGATAGCAAGCCactggccaggcgccgtggctcacgcctgtaatcccagcactttgggaggctgagggggacggatcacttgaggtcaggagttcaagaccagcctggctaacatagtgaaactctgtctctactaaaaatacaaaattagccgagtgtggtggcacatgcctgtaatcccagctacttgggaggctgaggcaggagaatcacttgaacctgggaagcggaggttgcagtgagccgaggtcgcgccattgcactccagcctggggaacaagagtgaaactgtctcaaaaaaaaaaaaaaaaggatagcaaGCCACACAGAGAGTGCAGCAGGCATGGAGGCGGGAGCAAGGCTGGTGTGCCCCAGCAGCAGCAGggaagctggagtggctggagtTGTGTGGGTatggggaagaggggagagagtTCACTCGTCTCTGTGAGGCCCAGGACTTTGTTTTATCCCATGCTGTACCCCCAGCACTTAGAGTGGGAGCTAGCACAGAGAAGGTGCTTAATTGATGTTTGCTGAGCAGATGAATGCCTGGAGTAGACCTCAGAGCAGGGTTTGGTGGCAGGGTGGGTCAGGGAGAGAGTTTACTCAACAGCCTGGTGATAGGGGAGAACAAGAGGCCAGAGGGTATCCATCTATGTCGGGGACCAGGGGTCCCTGGTGGGCAGCAGTGTGGGAGACACACGGATCCTGGCCACACCTCAGGCCTCCCTCCAGCCTGAttacctgcctccctcccttgcAGAGGTTCCGGTTCTGTGGTGATCTGGACTGTCCCGACTGGGTCCTGGCAGAAATCAGCACGCTGGCCAAGATGGTTGAGTGCACAGGGTCTAGTCTGGGTGGAggaggggtgttgggggtggggattgTGGGTGTAGAGGATGGTGAGGTTTCTCTGGGGCTAGGGCCTCAGTGCTCTCAGCCTGTGCTACCATGCTTTGTGACCTTGATCAGTGGCTGGCCTGCTCTGAGCCAGTCCCCAGGAAGGAGGGGTGAGGTTTGCCAGCCTGGCTGATGTAAGGACTTCCCTTCCAGTCCTCTGTGAAGTTGCGGCTGCTCTGCAGCCAGGTACTAAAGGAGCTGCTGGGACAGGGGATTGATGTGAGTACAAGATCCAGCACCCCATTGTCCCATGACCTTATGACCACCACTGCCCTGAAACTCTGCACTAGGCCCAGGGAGACGGGTGAGCCAGCCTCTCAACCTCTCTGGgcacctcccttccttctttccagccTGTCTGTTCCTTATCGCAGGATCCAGGCTGGGGGTGAGGGGCTGGTGAGCAGGGGCCTGGCACCCCCTGAAGGTCTCCTTTCCCCATAGTATGAGAAGATCCTGAAGCTCACGGCTGACGCCAAGTTTGGTGAGTATCCCGCTGAGTCTATAGGCCCCAGGCAACCCTGGGAACTTGGCCTGGTGCCTGGTACAGAGgggccccccacccctcccagcaGCATCCTTAACTTACCTTCCCTAGTGGAGGAGCATGAGGGAAAGAAAGACCGACAGTCCCACCTTCCTGTCCTCTGCCAGCTCCTGGTGGAGCAGTAGCAGTGCCTGTGGCTCCAGGAGGCCTGGGGGCTTTGAGCTAAAGTTAATAGGGCAACAGGGAGGTGGCTGGACCCACAGTGacaccccctgccccacccacggGTCCCTCAGAGTCAGGCGATGTGAAGGCCACAGTGGCAGTGCTGAGTTTCATCCTCTCCAGTGCGGCCAAGCACAGTGTCGATGGCGAATCCTTGTCCAGTGAACTGCAGCAGCTGGGGCTGCCCAAAGGTACGGGTTGTGGGTGGGCAGCTGGGCAGCCTGTGGGCCAAGGGCTGCTAGAGAAGGGGACAGGCCCTGTGACCCTGAGGTGTACCTGCCCTGTCTGGGCCAGGAGCCCAAGCCAGGCCCCGACATGCTACCTCCAGAGCTACTCCATTCTACCCCCAGAGCACGCGGCCAGCCTGTGCCGCTGTTATGAGGAGAAGCAAAGCCCCTTGCAGAAGCACTTGCGGGTCTGCAGCCTACGCAGTAAGTATGAGGCCAGCCAGGGTCCGGGCTCATTCTAGAAGGTGCACGCAGCACACAAAGTGCATGGAGAGTCCAGGGAGACGACTTAACCACGGTCACATGGTTACTAGCAGCCGTAGAGCTGGGACCTGGCCCTGGGTCTCCTGACTCCCCACAAGGTTTCTTGTCACTGAGGTCTGCTGTGGGTGATCAGAACTGATTATCGGGCACCTGCCCTGTTCTGAGCCTGGGTCAGCAGGATGGGAGCTTCTTAGAGGCCACATAGCCTTGAATGGTTGAGAGCTGAGCCAGGGTGTCGGCTGAGGTCTACTTGGCTTGCCTGCTTTGATCCTGAGAGCCACCCACCCCATCTCACAGTGAATAGGTTGGCAGGTGTGGGCTGGCGGGTGGACTACACCCTGAGCTCCAGCCTGCTGCAATCCGTGGAAGAGCCCATGGTGCACCTGCGGCTGGAGGTGGCAGCTGCCCCAGGGACCCCAGCCCAGCCTGTTGCCATGTCCCTCTCAGCAGACAAGTTCCAGGTCCTCCTGGCAGGTGAGGCTCAGCTATTCCTCGACGGGTGAGAGGCTCTCCCAGATCCGCCTGACTGCCTCCCACCTGCCCACCTCTTCCCTCTGCAGAACTGAAGCAGGCCCAGACCCTGATGAGCTCCCTGGGCTGAGGAGAAGGGTGTTCCAGGCCTGTGTGGAGCCGCCCTGCCCGTATGGAGTCACGCCCTCTGAACTGCTCTTCGGGAGGCAGCCCTGGTTCTAGGATGCTGAGGCCCTGGCCCGGACTCTGGCCTCCCAGATCCCCAGCTGCCTCACTTCTCTCTTGAGAACTTGGCTCAGGGCTCCTGAGGACCTTTCCCAGCATTACCTTCCCTTCCCTTGAAAGGCAATTGTTGGCTGTTTTCAtaagcaggaaaaataaacagaagtatAAAGGAATGTGTGCAGGGGGTTCTGTTTGGGTTCAGATCAAGGGTTTTTGTGAGAGAAACACAAGTGACATACAGGCCTTCTTGGTCCatcactcattttcttttctcaattgcTGATTGAGGGAGGTCATAGGTAAGGCCAACTGAGGACCAAAATGCATCTGCTTGTCTGGTGAGAAGAAAATCAGGGTTCTAGCTCCCAGATCTGGGATGCTCTTGGCTCTGCTGTCTTTGCCCCCTGGCCATGTCCTCAGGCTAGCAGCACGTTGGTGGCCCCAAAGCCAAATGCCCCTTGTACAGAAAGGAGATTGCCCTTGTTTCACTGccatcttctatttatttatttatttatttagagacggagtttcgctcctcTTGCCC is drawn from Homo sapiens chromosome 15, GRCh38.p14 Primary Assembly and contains these coding sequences:
- the COMMD4 gene encoding COMM domain-containing protein 4 isoform 2 (isoform 2 is encoded by transcript variant 2), producing the protein MRFRFCGDLDCPDWVLAEISTLAKMSSVKLRLLCSQVLKELLGQGIDYEKILKLTADAKFESGDVKATVAVLSFILSSAAKHSVDGESLSSELQQLGLPKEHAASLCRCYEEKQSPLQKHLRVCSLRKLKQAQTLMSSLG
- the COMMD4 gene encoding COMM domain-containing protein 4 isoform 3 (isoform 3 is encoded by transcript variant 3), with translation MRFRFCGDLDCPDWVLAEISTLAKMSSVKLRLLCSQVLKELLGQGIDYEKILKLTADAKFESGDVKATVAVLSFILSSAAKHSVDGESLSSELQQLGLPKELKQAQTLMSSLG
- the COMMD4 gene encoding COMM domain-containing protein 4 isoform X2, which translates into the protein MRGRQVAPETGGGCTGLSANTVCAGVRARFRFCGDLDCPDWVLAEISTLAKMSSVKLRLLCSQVLKELLGQGIDYEKILKLTADAKFESGDVKATVAVLSFILSSAAKHSVDGESLSSELQQLGLPKEHAASLCRCYEEKQSPLQKHLRVCSLRMNRLAGVGWRVDYTLSSSLLQSVEEPMVHLRLEVAAAPGTPAQPVAMSLSADKFQVLLAELKQAQTLMSSLG
- the COMMD4 gene encoding COMM domain-containing protein 4 isoform 8 (isoform 8 is encoded by transcript variant 10), producing the protein MRFRFCGDLDCPDWVLAEISTLAKMYEKILKLTADAKFESGDVKATVAVLSFILSSAAKHSVDGESLSSELQQLGLPKEHAASLCRCYEEKQSPLQKHLRVCSLRMNRLAGVGWRVDYTLSSSLLQSVEEPMVHLRLEVAAAPGTPAQPVAMSLSADKFQVLLAELKQAQTLMSSLG
- the COMMD4 gene encoding COMM domain-containing protein 4 isoform X4 is translated as MRGRQVAPETGGGCTGLSANTVCAGVRARFRFCGDLDCPDWVLAEISTLAKMYEKILKLTADAKFESGDVKATVAVLSFILSSAAKHSVDGESLSSELQQLGLPKEHAASLCRCYEEKQSPLQKHLRVCSLRMNRLAGVGWRVDYTLSSSLLQSVEEPMVHLRLEVAAAPGTPAQPVAMSLSADKFQVLLAELKQAQTLMSSLG
- the COMMD4 gene encoding COMM domain-containing protein 4 isoform 1 (isoform 1 is encoded by transcript variant 1), producing MRFRFCGDLDCPDWVLAEISTLAKMSSVKLRLLCSQVLKELLGQGIDYEKILKLTADAKFESGDVKATVAVLSFILSSAAKHSVDGESLSSELQQLGLPKEHAASLCRCYEEKQSPLQKHLRVCSLRMNRLAGVGWRVDYTLSSSLLQSVEEPMVHLRLEVAAAPGTPAQPVAMSLSADKFQVLLAELKQAQTLMSSLG
- the COMMD4 gene encoding COMM domain-containing protein 4 isoform 7 (isoform 7 is encoded by transcript variant 9); its protein translation is MRFRFCGDLDCPDWVLAEISTLAKMYEKILKLTADAKFESGDVKATVAVLSFILSSAAKHSVDGESLSSELQQLGLPKEHAASLCRCYEEKQSPLQKHLRVCSLRKLKQAQTLMSSLG
- the COMMD4 gene encoding COMM domain-containing protein 4 isoform X3, which produces MRGRQVAPETGGGCTGLSANTVCAGVRAVSLRFRFCGDLDCPDWVLAEISTLAKMYEKILKLTADAKFESGDVKATVAVLSFILSSAAKHSVDGESLSSELQQLGLPKEHAASLCRCYEEKQSPLQKHLRVCSLRMNRLAGVGWRVDYTLSSSLLQSVEEPMVHLRLEVAAAPGTPAQPVAMSLSADKFQVLLAELKQAQTLMSSLG
- the COMMD4 gene encoding COMM domain-containing protein 4 isoform X6 yields the protein MRGRQVAPETGGGCTGLSANTVCAGVRAVSLRFRFCGDLDCPDWVLAEISTLAKMYEKILKLTADAKFESGDVKATVAVLSFILSSAAKHSVDGESLSSELQQLGLPKEHAASLCRCYEEKQSPLQKHLRVCSLRKLKQAQTLMSSLG
- the COMMD4 gene encoding COMM domain-containing protein 4 isoform X1 → MRGRQVAPETGGGCTGLSANTVCAGVRAVSLRFRFCGDLDCPDWVLAEISTLAKMSSVKLRLLCSQVLKELLGQGIDYEKILKLTADAKFESGDVKATVAVLSFILSSAAKHSVDGESLSSELQQLGLPKEHAASLCRCYEEKQSPLQKHLRVCSLRMNRLAGVGWRVDYTLSSSLLQSVEEPMVHLRLEVAAAPGTPAQPVAMSLSADKFQVLLAELKQAQTLMSSLG
- the COMMD4 gene encoding COMM domain-containing protein 4 isoform X5, producing MRGRQVAPETGGGCTGLSANTVCAGVRAVSLRFRFCGDLDCPDWVLAEISTLAKMSSVKLRLLCSQVLKELLGQGIDYEKILKLTADAKFESGDVKATVAVLSFILSSAAKHSVDGESLSSELQQLGLPKEHAASLCRCYEEKQSPLQKHLRVCSLRKLKQAQTLMSSLG
- the COMMD4 gene encoding COMM domain-containing protein 4 isoform 5 (isoform 5 is encoded by transcript variant 7), which encodes MSSVKLRLLCSQVLKELLGQGIDYEKILKLTADAKFESGDVKATVAVLSFILSSAAKHSVDGESLSSELQQLGLPKEHAASLCRCYEEKQSPLQKHLRVCSLRMNRLAGVGWRVDYTLSSSLLQSVEEPMVHLRLEVAAAPGTPAQPVAMSLSADKFQVLLAELKQAQTLMSSLG
- the COMMD4 gene encoding COMM domain-containing protein 4 isoform 9 (isoform 9 is encoded by transcript variant 11), with protein sequence MRGRQVAPETGGGCTGLSANTVCAGVRAVSLSSVKLRLLCSQVLKELLGQGIDYEKILKLTADAKFESGDVKATVAVLSFILSSAAKHSVDGESLSSELQQLGLPKEHAASLCRCYEEKQSPLQKHLRVCSLRMNRLAGVGWRVDYTLSSSLLQSVEEPMVHLRLEVAAAPGTPAQPVAMSLSADKFQVLLAELKQAQTLMSSLG
- the COMMD4 gene encoding COMM domain-containing protein 4 isoform 4 (isoform 4 is encoded by transcript variant 4) — encoded protein: MRGRQVAPETGGGCTGLSANTVCAGVRAVSLSSVKLRLLCSQVLKELLGQGIDYEKILKLTADAKFESGDVKATVAVLSFILSSAAKHSVDGESLSSELQQLGLPKEHAASLCRCYEEKQSPLQKHLRVCSLRKLKQAQTLMSSLG
- the COMMD4 gene encoding COMM domain-containing protein 4 isoform 6 (isoform 6 is encoded by transcript variant 8), whose protein sequence is MYEKILKLTADAKFESGDVKATVAVLSFILSSAAKHSVDGESLSSELQQLGLPKEHAASLCRCYEEKQSPLQKHLRVCSLRMNRLAGVGWRVDYTLSSSLLQSVEEPMVHLRLEVAAAPGTPAQPVAMSLSADKFQVLLAELKQAQTLMSSLG